A genome region from Pecten maximus unplaced genomic scaffold, xPecMax1.1, whole genome shotgun sequence includes the following:
- the LOC117319406 gene encoding platelet glycoprotein V-like — protein MNATPDNFTRGLYNIQNLVLTENNISFVTSDMFTDMSGLRSLSLSSNRITHLNGNIFNELSALRRLSLHKNRMKMLQADVFTGLSTLTHLNLGNNQIQILPADVFTGLSKLTHLNLGHNQIQILPADVFTGLSTLTHLNLGHNQIQILPAGVFIILSTLTHLYLHNNQIKVLPTAIFNELTALTYLYLDKNRIEILPANVFTGLSKLTHLFLNNNQINILPDDTFTGLYKLYQLSLVNNQIQTLPNYIFTGQSTLKDLSLGNNHIKSLPTDVFMGLHTLYYLSLSHNQIEILPGDIFSGLSVLSSILLNNNTLSIIPVLPSSVRLLDISFNSFTMLPAGIFSNCSQLNLLNIIGNKIDIQEHV, from the coding sequence ATGAATGCAACACCAGATAATTTCACCAgaggtttatataatatacaaaatttggtgtTAACGGAAAACAATATATCGTTTGTGACTAGTGATATGTTCACTGACATGTCAGGTCTACGGTCATTAAGTTTATCATCTAATAGGATCACGCATTTAAATGGTAATATATTTAATGAACTGTCTGCTCTTAGGCGTCTATCTCTACATAAAAATCGGATGAAAATGCTTCAAGCTGATGTCTTTACCGGACTATCCACACTTACGCATCTGAATCTAGGTAACAACCAGATACAAATCCTTCCAGCCGATGTCTTTACCGGACTATCTAAACTTACGCATCTGAATCTAGGTCACAACCAGATACAAATCCTTCCAGCCGATGTCTTTACCGGACTATCCACACTTACGCATCTGAATCTAGGTCACAACCAGATACAAATCCTTCCAGCTGGTGTCTTTATTATATTATCTACACTGACACATCTGTATCTACATAACAATCAGATTAAAGTCCTTCCAACAGCTATATTTAATGAACTCACCGCTCTTACGTATCTGTATCTAGATAAAAATCGGATAGAAATCCTTCCAGCCAATGTGTTTACTGGACTTTCTAAGCTTACACATCTGTTTTTAAATAACAATCAGATAAACATTCTTCCGGATGATACCTTTACTGGACTATATAAACTTTACCAACTATCTCTAGTAAACAATCAGATACAAACTCTTCCAAATTATATCTTTACTGGACAATCTACACTTAAAGATCTGTCTCTAGGTAACAATCATATAAAGAGCCTTCCGACTGATGTCTTTATGGGACtacatacactatactatcTTTCTCTAAGTCACAATCAGATAGAAATCCTTCCAGGTGATATTTTCAGTGGTTTATCTGTGCTTAGCTCGATCTTACTAAACAACAATACCCTATCCATTATACCTGTTTTACCTTCCTCTGTTAGATTGCTTGATATATCGTTCAATAGCTTCACGATGTTACCTGCTGGAATATTTTCCAATTGTAGTCAATTAAACCTTTTAAACATCATAGGtaacaaaatagatatacaGGAACACGTTTGA